One part of the Caproiciproducens sp. CPB-2 genome encodes these proteins:
- a CDS encoding bacteriohemerythrin: protein MAMWKESLKIGVPLIDGEHKELCDRIDQLFAACNQGKGKEEIFKTLEFLEGYTIKHFSDEEKLQRSSAYPKYKEHKELHEYFKKQIADLKNDLSKEGASIALVSKTNYFLMNWLLNHIQKVDSELAQYLK, encoded by the coding sequence ATGGCAATGTGGAAAGAAAGCTTAAAAATCGGCGTGCCCCTGATTGACGGGGAGCACAAGGAGCTTTGCGACCGGATCGACCAGCTTTTTGCCGCCTGCAATCAGGGCAAGGGCAAGGAAGAAATTTTCAAAACGCTGGAGTTTCTGGAGGGCTATACCATCAAGCATTTTTCGGACGAAGAAAAGCTGCAGAGAAGCAGCGCCTATCCAAAGTACAAAGAGCATAAGGAGCTGCATGAGTATTTTAAGAAACAGATTGCCGATCTGAAAAACGATCTTTCAAAAGAAGGTGCTTCCATCGCGCTGGTGTCCAAAACCAATTATTTTCTGATGAACTGGCTTCTGAATCATATCCAGAAAGTGGACAGTGAGCTTGCACAGTATTTGAAGTAA
- the asnS gene encoding asparagine--tRNA ligase, translated as MKRTEIAELYSKAAELGGKTVTVCGWVRTIRDSKALGFIELNDGSCFKGVQIVFESDKISNFTEVAKLNVGSALTVSGELLLTPEAKQPFEIHAAQVEVDGQSTPDYPLQKKRHSLEYLRTIAHLRPRTNTFSAAFRIRSAAAYAIHKFFNENDFVYVHTPLITGSDCEGAGEMFTVTTLDADNPPRTESGAVDYSQDFFQKHTSLTVSGQLEAECMAMAFGKVYTFGPTFRAEKSYTQRHAAEFWMIEPEIAFADLQDDMELAEAMIQFVIRYVMETCPDDIAFFNQFVDKGLMDRLRNVVDSDFARVTYTEAVELLKKNNDQFEYKVEWGTDLQTEHEKYLTEKVYGKPVFVTDYPKEIKAFYMRLNDDGKTVAAVDLLVPGIGEIIGGSQREERMDVLQQRMKDFHLDEENYWWYLDLRRYGGTKHAGYGLGFERLVMYLTGIANIRDVLPFPRTTGTAEF; from the coding sequence TTGAAAAGGACTGAAATAGCCGAATTATATTCCAAAGCGGCGGAACTCGGCGGTAAAACCGTCACGGTTTGCGGCTGGGTACGCACGATCCGGGATTCCAAAGCCCTTGGCTTTATTGAACTGAATGACGGAAGCTGCTTTAAAGGAGTTCAGATTGTATTTGAATCCGATAAAATTTCTAATTTCACAGAGGTCGCAAAGCTGAATGTAGGTTCGGCTCTTACGGTGTCGGGCGAACTGCTTTTAACGCCCGAAGCGAAGCAGCCTTTTGAAATCCATGCCGCGCAGGTGGAGGTGGATGGCCAGTCCACGCCGGATTATCCCCTTCAGAAAAAGCGCCATTCTCTGGAGTATCTGCGTACGATCGCCCATCTGCGCCCGCGTACCAATACGTTCAGCGCGGCGTTCCGCATCCGTTCCGCCGCGGCGTATGCGATTCATAAATTCTTCAATGAAAATGATTTTGTCTATGTCCATACTCCGCTGATTACCGGCAGCGACTGTGAGGGAGCGGGGGAGATGTTCACCGTGACCACGCTGGACGCGGACAACCCTCCCCGGACGGAAAGCGGCGCTGTGGATTATTCACAGGACTTTTTCCAGAAGCATACTTCGCTGACGGTTTCGGGACAGCTTGAGGCCGAGTGCATGGCCATGGCTTTTGGAAAGGTATACACCTTCGGACCTACCTTCCGTGCGGAAAAATCCTATACCCAGCGCCACGCGGCGGAATTCTGGATGATAGAGCCGGAAATCGCGTTCGCCGACCTGCAGGACGACATGGAGCTGGCGGAAGCTATGATTCAATTCGTCATCCGGTATGTCATGGAGACCTGCCCGGACGATATCGCGTTCTTCAATCAGTTTGTCGACAAGGGCCTTATGGATCGGCTTCGGAATGTCGTCGATTCCGATTTTGCCCGCGTGACCTATACCGAGGCGGTTGAGCTTCTGAAGAAAAACAACGATCAGTTTGAGTACAAAGTGGAATGGGGAACCGACCTTCAGACCGAGCACGAGAAATATCTGACGGAAAAGGTCTACGGAAAGCCGGTTTTTGTGACCGATTATCCGAAGGAAATCAAAGCGTTCTATATGCGCCTGAACGACGACGGCAAAACGGTGGCGGCGGTGGACCTGCTGGTGCCGGGAATTGGCGAGATTATCGGCGGCAGCCAGCGCGAGGAGCGCATGGACGTTTTGCAGCAGCGCATGAAGGATTTCCATCTGGATGAGGAAAATTACTGGTGGTACCTCGACCTGAGGCGCTACGGCGGCACAAAGCACGCCGGTTACGGCCTTGGCTTTGAGCGTCTTGTCATGTATCTGACAGGAATTGCCAATATCCGCGACGTGCTGCCTTTCCCGCGCACGACCGGCACGGCGGAATTTTAA
- a CDS encoding GNAT family N-acetyltransferase gives MSAKQAVSYLSKDMLLHIDMLEILKQNDTEILQASNRGVLLYNESCGVYMISAQDGQTAEKMLSSVRQPEVIVTHQNFCIDTVQKQFCFRRKTACHQAAYFKRDPLPVPESAAVIRPLDESYLPFLLKHYSLAGIVSVQELLESGSMFGAFLSGALAGFIGTHAEGSMGLLEVLPEYRRQGIAVVLETFLINRFLAEGRVPFAQIIAGNTASLKLQQKLGFTVSEQAICWLE, from the coding sequence ATGAGCGCGAAACAAGCCGTATCGTATTTATCAAAGGATATGCTTTTACACATTGATATGCTTGAGATTCTGAAACAAAACGACACCGAAATATTACAGGCATCCAACCGGGGCGTCCTGCTTTATAATGAAAGCTGCGGCGTCTATATGATCAGCGCACAGGACGGGCAGACAGCGGAGAAAATGCTTTCGTCCGTCAGACAGCCCGAAGTGATCGTCACGCATCAGAATTTCTGTATCGATACGGTTCAGAAACAATTCTGCTTCCGCAGGAAAACAGCCTGCCATCAGGCGGCGTATTTCAAAAGAGACCCTCTGCCCGTACCGGAGTCCGCGGCGGTGATCCGCCCGCTGGACGAATCCTATCTGCCGTTTCTGTTAAAACATTATTCCCTCGCCGGCATCGTATCGGTGCAGGAACTTCTGGAATCCGGCTCCATGTTCGGAGCGTTTCTCAGCGGCGCGCTGGCAGGATTTATCGGCACTCACGCGGAGGGCTCCATGGGCCTGCTGGAGGTGCTGCCGGAATACCGCCGTCAGGGCATTGCCGTCGTACTGGAAACCTTTCTCATCAACCGTTTTCTGGCGGAAGGCCGCGTTCCGTTCGCTCAGATCATTGCCGGAAATACGGCTTCCCTGAAGCTGCAGCAAAAGCTGGGCTTTACTGTTTCAGAACAGGCCATCTGCTGGCTGGAGTAG
- a CDS encoding sulfite exporter TauE/SafE family protein, with the protein MTVYQQILIACPLVFLASFVDAVAGGGGLISLPAYYLTGMTSHFAIGSNKFSSCIGTMFSTGRFLKSGSFHLRVALISAGFALAGSYAGARLALFLDDRFLRLAMLVLLPFAAAVILLSRKKDSSDISTFEKIPARRAMVLSAGIGLALGMYDGFFGPGTGTFLIIAFTALLGFDYKTACGNTKVVNLASNAAALVTFVAAGTIQYSVAVPAAVCSIAGHWIGSGLAIKKGARFIRPVMVFVLVLLFSKVVYDMLMK; encoded by the coding sequence ATGACAGTTTATCAGCAAATCCTTATCGCCTGCCCTCTGGTGTTTCTGGCAAGCTTTGTGGACGCAGTCGCGGGCGGGGGCGGACTGATCTCCCTTCCCGCATACTACCTGACGGGCATGACGTCTCACTTTGCCATTGGCTCCAACAAATTTTCCTCCTGTATCGGCACGATGTTCTCTACCGGAAGGTTTTTAAAAAGCGGCAGCTTCCATCTGCGCGTCGCTCTCATCTCGGCCGGATTTGCCCTGGCCGGAAGCTACGCCGGCGCGCGGCTGGCGCTTTTTCTGGACGACCGTTTTCTTCGTCTCGCCATGCTGGTGCTTCTCCCCTTTGCCGCCGCCGTCATCTTACTTTCACGGAAAAAGGACAGTTCGGATATCAGCACTTTTGAAAAAATCCCCGCACGGCGCGCCATGGTCCTTTCCGCGGGGATCGGGCTGGCTCTCGGCATGTACGACGGCTTTTTCGGGCCGGGCACCGGCACTTTTCTGATTATTGCTTTTACTGCTTTGCTCGGGTTCGACTACAAAACGGCCTGCGGCAATACCAAAGTCGTAAATCTGGCCTCCAACGCAGCCGCGCTTGTTACGTTTGTTGCGGCGGGAACGATCCAGTACTCCGTTGCGGTTCCCGCGGCGGTTTGTTCCATCGCCGGCCACTGGATCGGTTCCGGACTGGCAATTAAAAAGGGGGCCCGGTTTATCCGGCCCGTTATGGTCTTCGTACTGGTACTTCTGTTTTCCAAAGTCGTTTACGACATGCTGATGAAATAG
- the larE gene encoding ATP-dependent sacrificial sulfur transferase LarE — protein sequence MDLLEIKYENLKEYLRSLKSVAAAFSGGVDSTFLLKVAHDVLGDKAIAVTARSLSFPKRELDEATAFAFNNSIEHIIVDSEELNIDGFSKNPTNRCYLCKSELFSKIKAIAQTKGIENVIEGSNSDDNGDYRPGLTAVAELGIKSPLREAGLTKAEIRRLSKKLGLPTWNKQSFACLSSRFPYGEDITPDRLRMIDQAEQYLLDLGFHQVRVRFHGNLARIETDENGFTAMLDRNTRDKIDSRFKEIGFTYIALDIKGYRTGSMNETLNQ from the coding sequence ATGGATTTATTAGAGATCAAGTATGAGAACCTGAAAGAATATTTAAGAAGCCTGAAAAGCGTCGCCGCCGCTTTTTCCGGCGGGGTTGATTCCACTTTTCTTCTGAAAGTGGCCCATGACGTTTTAGGCGATAAGGCAATTGCCGTTACGGCGCGTTCCCTCAGTTTCCCCAAAAGGGAACTGGACGAAGCAACCGCGTTTGCGTTTAACAATTCCATCGAACATATCATTGTGGACTCCGAAGAACTGAATATCGACGGTTTTTCCAAGAATCCGACCAACCGATGCTACTTATGTAAATCCGAGCTTTTTTCCAAAATTAAGGCAATCGCACAGACAAAAGGGATTGAAAATGTTATCGAAGGTTCCAACTCGGACGATAACGGGGATTACCGCCCGGGCCTGACGGCTGTTGCGGAACTGGGGATTAAAAGCCCTCTGAGGGAGGCCGGCCTTACGAAGGCGGAAATCCGCCGGCTTTCCAAAAAGCTCGGGCTTCCCACATGGAACAAGCAGTCCTTTGCCTGTTTGTCCTCCCGCTTTCCGTACGGGGAGGACATTACGCCGGACAGGCTGCGCATGATCGATCAGGCTGAACAGTATCTGCTTGATTTGGGCTTCCATCAGGTACGCGTCCGTTTCCACGGGAATCTGGCCCGTATCGAGACGGATGAAAACGGATTCACCGCAATGTTGGATAGAAATACGCGCGACAAAATTGATTCCAGATTCAAAGAGATCGGGTTTACCTATATTGCCTTGGATATCAAAGGGTACCGTACCGGAAGCATGAATGAGACTTTGAACCAATAA
- a CDS encoding Ppx/GppA phosphatase family protein, translating into MKKGEIVDLDILEYPLSLGHEVFTEGKIRFESLRELSRVLHGYSSIMNEYGVDQCKVVATTAFRDAKNRSYVVDQLKIQNDITVQVLEDDQEKTLIYSEILNFLNRIENKKSENALISYIGAGTIGFSVYNGKHMVFSQNIPMGALKLHDMLGNIQELTEDFYTVVEEYLHSIIGHINIPFKKGIVSNLILTGNEIQLIAKICGVEPVDDCYTIPTAMLTDLFKRVRSMSQEKIGIEYGINEETAELLYSALAIYISLIDFTTSDHIISPKVELWDALMRLMLIPKSGDEYFEHVRANAISCAQEIAKTYNCNQKHSDNIRKFACRIFDKMKGAHGLDHRKRLLLELAAILHDSGHYVTAKQHLLSAFDLIKDIDVYGMTDDEMLITAYVSRYNEYDVPNYDDVEFIRTSDKNRLIVSKLVAIFRLANALDKSQKQKLKDIKVKLENDKLLITAESNDNVYLEKWAFDQCAPFFKEVFGYNPVLTIKSSLI; encoded by the coding sequence TTGAAAAAAGGCGAAATCGTTGATCTGGATATCCTGGAGTATCCCCTGAGCCTCGGGCACGAGGTCTTTACGGAAGGGAAAATCCGGTTTGAAAGCCTGCGAGAGCTTTCCCGCGTCCTGCACGGCTACTCTTCCATCATGAACGAATACGGAGTTGACCAGTGCAAAGTCGTGGCCACCACCGCATTCCGGGATGCCAAAAACAGGTCCTACGTTGTAGACCAGCTGAAAATCCAAAATGATATTACGGTTCAGGTCCTGGAAGACGACCAGGAAAAAACGCTGATTTATTCCGAAATATTAAATTTTCTGAACAGAATCGAAAATAAGAAGAGTGAAAACGCGCTGATCTCTTACATTGGTGCGGGAACGATCGGATTTTCCGTTTATAACGGCAAGCATATGGTTTTCTCTCAGAACATCCCGATGGGCGCGCTGAAACTGCATGATATGCTGGGAAATATCCAGGAACTGACGGAAGACTTTTATACCGTTGTAGAAGAATATCTTCATTCGATTATCGGACATATCAATATTCCGTTTAAGAAGGGGATCGTGTCGAATCTGATCCTGACCGGCAACGAGATTCAGTTGATTGCAAAAATCTGCGGTGTGGAGCCGGTGGACGACTGTTATACCATTCCTACGGCAATGCTCACCGACCTGTTTAAGCGGGTACGCTCCATGTCCCAGGAAAAGATCGGGATCGAGTACGGCATTAATGAGGAAACCGCGGAGCTGCTGTATTCCGCCCTGGCCATTTACATCTCTCTGATCGACTTTACCACTTCCGATCATATCATCTCTCCTAAGGTGGAGCTTTGGGACGCACTGATGCGGCTGATGCTCATCCCGAAGAGCGGGGATGAATATTTTGAACATGTCCGCGCAAATGCCATCTCCTGCGCGCAGGAAATCGCAAAAACCTACAACTGCAATCAAAAGCACTCCGATAATATCCGAAAATTTGCCTGCCGCATTTTTGACAAAATGAAGGGCGCCCACGGCCTTGACCATAGAAAAAGGCTTCTTCTGGAGCTGGCTGCCATCTTGCACGACAGCGGGCACTATGTGACGGCCAAGCAGCACCTTTTGAGCGCGTTCGACCTGATTAAAGATATTGACGTTTACGGAATGACCGACGACGAAATGCTGATTACAGCGTATGTCTCCCGGTACAACGAATACGACGTGCCGAATTACGACGACGTTGAATTTATCCGTACCAGCGACAAGAACAGGCTGATCGTTTCCAAGCTGGTGGCGATTTTCCGGCTTGCCAATGCCCTGGATAAATCGCAGAAGCAGAAGCTGAAGGATATTAAGGTCAAGCTGGAAAACGACAAGTTACTGATCACAGCGGAAAGCAACGATAACGTCTATTTGGAAAAATGGGCGTTTGACCAGTGCGCCCCTTTCTTTAAAGAGGTTTTCGGATACAATCCGGTGCTCACCATCAAATCATCTCTTATATAA